Proteins from a single region of Desulfobacter postgatei 2ac9:
- a CDS encoding YibE/F family protein, whose amino-acid sequence MRSNEKHEWLFLLIIAAITIGLMFTNLVKRPAPCESRHCRAKVLSVDNSLVKTNLIVKTEEQLVTVKFLGGPDRGRKLEIANLLSGKMEFDEIYQTGDVILVEYSYGKDGRPRNGLTRGHYRLRLEIALITLFGCLLLLVAGKTGLKAMLSFVFVAVVLWKLYFPLLLLGYPPLSTGVGIVALLTAVITLSVGGFNRRGVATFAGSMMGVLFTCGLAIWFTWAFHLHGAVRPFAETLLYSGHYNLNLTHIFIASVFIASSGAVMDLAMDIAASMGELKHKHPDIGFLEHVRSGLRVGRAVIGTMTTTLLLAYTSSHIAMFLLFIDKGLPAANLLNAPFVAAEILNILVGSFGLVTVAPFTVLVSGLLFRGKTAVPGTACPD is encoded by the coding sequence ATGCGTTCAAACGAAAAACATGAATGGCTGTTTTTGCTGATCATAGCAGCCATTACCATTGGACTGATGTTTACGAATCTGGTCAAAAGGCCGGCTCCGTGTGAATCCCGGCACTGCAGGGCAAAGGTTTTGTCCGTGGACAACAGCCTGGTAAAGACCAACCTGATCGTTAAAACCGAAGAGCAGCTTGTGACCGTAAAATTTTTGGGTGGTCCGGACCGCGGCCGGAAATTGGAGATCGCCAACCTGCTTAGCGGCAAGATGGAGTTTGATGAGATCTACCAGACCGGTGATGTCATTTTAGTGGAGTACAGCTACGGTAAAGACGGCAGGCCCCGCAATGGGCTAACACGAGGGCATTACCGGCTGCGCCTTGAGATTGCCCTGATCACATTGTTTGGTTGTTTGCTTTTGCTGGTGGCGGGCAAGACCGGTCTCAAAGCCATGCTTTCATTTGTTTTTGTGGCCGTGGTGCTGTGGAAACTTTATTTTCCTTTGTTGCTTTTAGGGTATCCACCCCTGTCAACCGGGGTTGGGATCGTGGCGTTGCTCACAGCGGTGATCACCCTGAGCGTGGGCGGGTTCAACCGGCGGGGGGTGGCTACCTTTGCCGGTTCCATGATGGGGGTGTTGTTTACCTGCGGCCTGGCGATCTGGTTTACTTGGGCCTTTCATCTTCATGGCGCAGTAAGGCCTTTTGCCGAGACCCTTCTCTATTCGGGGCACTATAATTTGAACCTGACCCATATTTTTATTGCCAGTGTGTTCATCGCCTCCTCCGGAGCGGTCATGGATCTGGCCATGGATATTGCGGCCAGTATGGGGGAACTGAAACACAAACATCCCGATATCGGTTTTCTGGAGCATGTGCGCTCAGGTCTGCGGGTGGGAAGGGCCGTCATCGGCACCATGACCACCACCCTGCTTCTGGCCTATACAAGCAGTCACATTGCCATGTTTCTGCTGTTCATCGACAAGGGACTGCCTGCGGCCAACCTTTTAAACGCGCCTTTTGTGGCAGCGGAAATTTTAAATATTCTGGTGGGCAGTTTTGGGCTCGTCACTGTGGCGCCTTTTACGGTTCTGGTGTCCGGCCTGCTTTTCAGGGGCAAAACGGCCGTCCCGGGAACGGCTTGTCCGGATTGA
- a CDS encoding M48 family metalloprotease produces the protein MEQIESTGMTRRDFLHSCTAAAVTLAGAGLFQGCTTDPVTGQKQLMLMSRDQEISLDKQHSPFQFSSDYGVTQDKELNQYISGVGKSMLPQVHRPDMPYNFQVVNATYINAYAFPGGSIAVTRGILLELDNEAELASLLGHELGHINARHTAEQQSKGQISSILLAGLSVAAETQGAGLGDWTQKLGGLGQGLFLSKYSRDNEREADALGHQYMTQSGHNSKGFTGLMEMLNEMNTTKTSSTQMLFATHPMSRERLDSARERDSGIYRGTHSLSLYRERYMDHTANLRSLKKMISKLQEADKFMAKEQYDQAENALMSALRLKDNDYTAQVMTAKCLLIQKKNQDAAYHAGLAKQLFPLENQGHYISGLSNLALKKPMQAYNDFSASSRLLPGNPQTTFYQGYALDMAGRKEAAAREYAAYIKAINYGSNKYSQHAYKRLKEWNYIE, from the coding sequence ATGGAACAGATTGAAAGCACGGGAATGACCCGACGCGACTTTTTGCACAGCTGCACAGCAGCGGCCGTAACCCTTGCAGGAGCCGGACTTTTCCAGGGGTGTACCACTGATCCGGTCACAGGACAAAAACAGTTGATGCTCATGAGCCGGGATCAGGAAATATCCCTGGATAAACAACATTCGCCCTTTCAATTTTCTTCGGACTACGGTGTAACCCAGGATAAAGAACTGAACCAGTATATTTCGGGCGTGGGCAAATCCATGCTCCCCCAGGTACACCGGCCCGACATGCCCTATAATTTTCAGGTGGTCAATGCCACCTATATAAATGCCTATGCCTTCCCCGGCGGATCCATCGCCGTGACCCGGGGGATTTTACTGGAGCTTGATAATGAGGCGGAGCTGGCCTCACTTCTGGGGCACGAACTGGGGCATATCAATGCACGGCATACAGCCGAACAGCAATCCAAAGGACAGATTTCGTCCATTCTTCTGGCAGGTCTTTCAGTGGCAGCAGAGACCCAGGGTGCGGGACTGGGTGATTGGACCCAGAAGCTTGGGGGCCTGGGACAGGGGCTGTTCCTTTCCAAATACTCACGGGATAACGAACGTGAGGCTGATGCCTTAGGGCACCAGTACATGACCCAATCCGGACACAACTCCAAAGGGTTTACCGGCCTTATGGAAATGCTCAACGAAATGAATACCACAAAAACCAGTTCAACGCAGATGCTGTTTGCCACCCATCCCATGAGCCGGGAGCGACTGGACTCTGCCAGGGAGAGGGACAGCGGAATATACCGGGGCACCCACTCGCTGAGCCTGTACCGCGAGCGGTATATGGATCACACAGCGAATTTAAGGTCGTTGAAAAAGATGATTTCCAAACTCCAGGAAGCAGATAAGTTCATGGCCAAGGAACAGTATGACCAGGCCGAGAATGCGCTGATGTCTGCACTCAGATTAAAAGACAATGATTATACGGCCCAGGTGATGACAGCCAAGTGCCTGCTGATCCAAAAAAAGAATCAGGACGCCGCATACCATGCCGGGCTTGCCAAGCAGCTGTTTCCCTTGGAAAACCAGGGACATTATATTTCAGGGCTTTCCAATCTGGCTTTAAAGAAACCCATGCAGGCCTATAATGATTTTTCTGCATCCAGCAGACTGCTGCCGGGAAATCCCCAAACGACATTTTACCAGGGCTACGCCCTTGACATGGCAGGCAGAAAAGAGGCGGCAGCCCGGGAATATGCGGCCTACATCAAAGCGATTAATTATGGGTCAAATAAGTACAGCCAGCATGCGTATAAGCGGCTTAAAGAATGGAATTATATTGAATAG
- the gspF gene encoding type II secretion system inner membrane protein GspF produces the protein MAVFEYNGLTASGRKKSGIIDAENPDTAQDDLKQKGIFPISIQRIESGAGRIKTKKEASREKNVILPSFFSSVKSSEISMITRQLATLLTAGFPLLKAVATLVPQARTKAFKRVLSRVKDAIEEGNSFADALGAHPQVFSAVYINMVKAGEASGTLEVVLERLADFSEKREETKKKIQASLAYPVFMAVIGFLVLVFLLTFIVPNITKIFTDMNHDLPMPTQMLLGISGMVKAWWWLIIPAPFFALLCLYGIRKTEKGGRILDRIILSLPVSGNLTRQLIASRFSRTLGSLLDNGVPLLTALGITRTISGNRVIAELIEKCAQTVEQGGSLGSVLEKNSAFPDLAAQMIKVGEKSGEMEKMLEKSAELFERNVQTAITAATSIIEPLIILIMGVVIGFIILAVCLPIFEINQLIG, from the coding sequence ATGGCTGTTTTCGAATATAACGGGCTGACTGCCTCCGGCAGAAAAAAATCAGGCATTATAGATGCTGAAAATCCTGATACCGCCCAGGATGATTTGAAACAAAAAGGCATTTTCCCCATCTCAATTCAGCGGATTGAATCAGGCGCCGGCCGTATTAAAACGAAAAAAGAGGCATCCAGGGAAAAAAACGTTATCCTGCCGTCCTTTTTCTCTTCTGTAAAATCTTCGGAAATCAGCATGATCACACGCCAGCTGGCCACGCTTCTTACAGCGGGATTTCCCTTGCTCAAAGCCGTTGCCACCCTGGTGCCCCAGGCCAGAACCAAGGCGTTTAAGCGCGTCCTGTCCAGGGTGAAGGACGCCATTGAAGAGGGCAACAGCTTTGCCGATGCGCTAGGCGCCCACCCCCAGGTCTTTTCTGCGGTATACATAAACATGGTCAAAGCAGGCGAAGCCTCCGGCACCTTAGAGGTTGTGCTGGAACGGCTGGCCGATTTCAGTGAGAAAAGAGAGGAGACAAAAAAGAAGATCCAAGCCTCTCTTGCCTATCCCGTATTCATGGCGGTCATTGGCTTTCTTGTACTTGTGTTTCTTTTGACCTTTATTGTCCCCAATATTACAAAAATCTTTACGGATATGAACCATGACCTGCCCATGCCCACCCAGATGCTTCTTGGTATCAGCGGCATGGTAAAAGCGTGGTGGTGGCTGATCATTCCTGCACCGTTTTTCGCCCTATTATGCTTGTATGGCATCCGAAAAACCGAGAAGGGAGGGCGCATCCTGGACCGGATCATTTTATCCCTGCCGGTTTCCGGCAACCTGACCAGACAGCTTATTGCATCCCGGTTTTCCAGGACATTAGGGTCTTTGCTTGACAACGGGGTCCCGCTTTTAACAGCCCTGGGCATTACCAGAACCATTTCCGGCAACCGGGTGATTGCCGAGCTGATCGAAAAATGTGCCCAGACAGTGGAACAAGGCGGCAGTCTTGGTTCTGTTCTGGAAAAAAATTCAGCCTTTCCCGATCTTGCGGCCCAGATGATCAAGGTGGGAGAAAAAAGCGGTGAAATGGAAAAAATGCTGGAAAAATCAGCAGAACTGTTTGAAAGAAATGTTCAGACCGCGATAACAGCAGCCACCTCAATCATCGAGCCGTTGATCATTCTTATCATGGGCGTGGTGATCGGATTTATCATCCTTGCGGTTTGTCTGCCAATATTTGAAATCAACCAGTTAATAGGATGA
- a CDS encoding ARMT1-like domain-containing protein: protein MASYEAEPNPDNTEPDQKAWFTAFFLENHIDPFAYPTTVGSREQVEFMVYPENNERFYPCSDAMFTAIMSRKRPRFLSNRYREVLDKIFAIIKEFIDSEYDRAFLSSLIQIKYDNEIQSRLLIPSRLEKRLYKIFLNRTHIEDPYASQKKRENARAQKFMASESFKKALNEVDGAIDTMKGLTLEQIKVKIIEIEFTRRLSLLTASALWKDDNFWIPSTSAIKMLLNAKITGNGMKHLLELINRPKSKFLWLTDESGDVVADIAIAQFLANIGHVVILVVKEEPFFKKVCLHDTRTDPVLARALERAHFIHDKTISKNKLVQRLKQDEHLYVISDGTQEALNLLLVSTTFSRVFKEVDCVVTRGPKQKNRMIKTHFRFTRDVINICAADNRLDIVFKPRHPDCINFSHTDLEEKADKIISKMKQAKNKNMTVMFYSGIIGSIPGKIDVAIKIMSRFIEHLQNQSANLFIINPSLYYEPGMDADDLMYMWEIVQRSGYIDIWRFQTSEDIAQSFELMEQKVPPEWIGKDATYSTGCTKEMHIAQEVQRENPEMQLIGPAVEKFMRRDEYGVGSMYDQRLAAIPERRMSDRRQGGHHV from the coding sequence ATGGCATCCTATGAAGCTGAACCTAACCCCGACAATACGGAGCCGGACCAAAAAGCATGGTTTACGGCGTTTTTTCTTGAAAATCATATTGATCCATTTGCCTATCCCACAACAGTCGGATCCCGGGAGCAGGTGGAATTCATGGTGTACCCGGAAAATAATGAACGGTTCTATCCCTGTTCCGATGCCATGTTTACTGCAATTATGTCCCGGAAAAGGCCAAGGTTTCTGTCCAACCGCTACCGCGAGGTGCTTGACAAAATTTTTGCCATTATCAAAGAGTTCATTGATTCAGAATATGACCGTGCATTCTTATCCAGCCTGATACAAATAAAATATGATAACGAAATTCAAAGCCGCTTGCTCATACCCTCCCGGCTTGAAAAACGCCTGTATAAAATTTTCTTAAACCGTACCCATATCGAAGACCCCTATGCAAGCCAAAAAAAAAGGGAAAACGCCAGGGCACAAAAATTCATGGCCTCGGAGTCCTTCAAAAAAGCCTTAAACGAAGTTGACGGTGCCATTGATACCATGAAGGGGTTGACCCTTGAACAGATTAAGGTAAAAATTATTGAGATAGAGTTCACACGGCGGCTCTCCCTTTTGACGGCCTCGGCCCTATGGAAGGATGACAATTTCTGGATACCCTCGACTTCGGCCATAAAAATGCTGTTGAATGCCAAAATTACCGGCAACGGCATGAAACATCTTCTTGAACTGATAAATAGGCCAAAATCAAAATTTCTGTGGTTGACCGACGAATCCGGGGATGTGGTGGCCGACATTGCCATTGCCCAATTCCTTGCAAACATTGGCCATGTGGTGATCCTTGTGGTCAAGGAAGAACCGTTTTTTAAAAAGGTCTGCCTGCACGATACCCGCACAGACCCGGTCCTTGCCAGGGCTCTGGAGCGGGCCCATTTCATCCACGACAAAACCATCAGCAAAAACAAACTGGTCCAGCGTCTGAAACAGGATGAACATCTGTATGTCATATCCGACGGTACCCAGGAAGCACTGAATCTTCTGTTGGTCTCTACGACCTTTTCACGGGTTTTCAAGGAGGTGGACTGCGTGGTAACAAGAGGGCCGAAACAAAAAAATCGAATGATCAAAACCCATTTCAGGTTTACCAGGGATGTAATCAATATATGCGCAGCAGACAACAGACTGGACATTGTCTTTAAACCCAGACATCCGGATTGTATCAATTTCAGCCACACGGATCTTGAAGAAAAAGCCGATAAAATTATTTCTAAAATGAAGCAGGCCAAAAATAAAAACATGACCGTCATGTTCTACTCGGGCATCATCGGTTCCATCCCCGGCAAAATTGATGTGGCAATAAAGATAATGAGCCGTTTTATTGAACATTTACAAAATCAGTCCGCCAACCTGTTTATTATTAACCCCTCATTATATTATGAACCGGGAATGGATGCCGATGATCTGATGTATATGTGGGAAATTGTTCAACGAAGCGGATACATTGATATCTGGCGTTTCCAGACCTCCGAGGACATTGCCCAAAGTTTTGAACTCATGGAACAGAAGGTACCGCCCGAATGGATCGGAAAGGATGCCACCTACTCCACCGGCTGCACCAAGGAAATGCACATTGCCCAGGAGGTCCAAAGAGAAAACCCGGAAATGCAGCTGATAGGCCCTGCTGTGGAAAAATTCATGCGCAGGGATGAATATGGCGTGGGCTCCATGTATGATCAACGACTGGCGGCAATACCGGAGAGACGGATGTCGGATCGACGGCAGGGCGGGCACCATGTATGA
- a CDS encoding ABC transporter ATP-binding protein produces MDLNIAIKVQGLAKSFGDVQAVAAVDFEVASGELFGFLGPNGAGKTTTINMLTGLARPDTGSIYIGGIDCTKTPRGAQHLIGVVPDESNLYPELSGFDNLNFCAALYGMGKTERQARAKELLEDFGLAMAAGRKFGGYSRGMKRRLTIAAGIIHRPKILFLDEPTTGIDVNSARQLRRLIFDLHRNGTTIFLTTHYIEEAERLCDRIAFIMSGRVVRVDTVSNLIQPVLEKHVVQITCVNASNDLQDQLAAEFPKMSFSSRQPGVIQVESDLSVSVGPLIRFLEDHGAEVMEAKRIRPSLEDIFIRITGIDTDVMRKEKEKFGGKQ; encoded by the coding sequence TTGGATTTAAACATCGCCATCAAAGTTCAGGGACTTGCCAAAAGCTTTGGCGACGTTCAGGCTGTGGCTGCGGTCGATTTTGAGGTGGCTTCCGGGGAGCTGTTCGGATTTCTGGGGCCAAACGGCGCGGGAAAGACCACGACCATTAACATGCTTACAGGACTGGCCCGCCCTGATACCGGAAGCATTTACATCGGCGGCATTGACTGCACCAAGACGCCGCGAGGCGCTCAACATTTAATTGGCGTGGTTCCCGATGAAAGCAATCTGTATCCGGAGTTATCTGGTTTTGACAATCTTAATTTTTGTGCGGCCTTATATGGCATGGGCAAAACCGAACGCCAAGCAAGGGCAAAAGAACTGCTGGAGGATTTTGGCCTTGCCATGGCTGCTGGACGCAAGTTTGGCGGCTATTCCAGAGGGATGAAAAGACGGCTGACCATTGCTGCCGGCATTATTCATAGGCCGAAAATTCTATTTCTGGACGAACCCACCACTGGTATTGATGTGAACAGTGCCAGGCAGTTGCGTCGACTCATCTTCGATTTACACCGGAACGGGACGACCATCTTTCTGACCACCCATTATATCGAGGAGGCAGAGCGGTTATGTGACCGAATTGCTTTCATTATGTCGGGCCGGGTTGTTCGGGTTGACACGGTTTCCAATCTCATTCAGCCTGTCCTGGAAAAACATGTGGTGCAAATCACCTGCGTAAACGCTTCCAACGATTTGCAGGATCAACTGGCGGCAGAATTCCCCAAGATGAGTTTCAGCAGCCGGCAACCGGGGGTAATCCAGGTGGAATCCGATCTATCCGTCAGCGTCGGACCGCTGATTCGCTTTCTTGAAGATCACGGGGCCGAGGTGATGGAAGCGAAGAGAATCAGGCCAAGCCTTGAGGACATATTTATCAGGATCACTGGAATCGATACGGATGTCATGCGCAAAGAGAAAGAAAAATTTGGAGGAAAACAATGA
- a CDS encoding ABC transporter permease — protein MKRWIAFWNILIKDFRTYYLKPPNISWGLMFPLAWTGMFFIKSGKGLESVSSILPGVIALSILFGTTSLLSVTVTFEKKNRSFERLLLAPIPLELLMLAKTSGAIVFGVGNAFVPVLMATFIVNLDHINWLVFVPAVVLISMVSTFLGLFIAVAVSEVFEAQTFSNFFRFPMIFLCGLFFPISALPVFLKPFAYILPLTYGADMLHGAIHKGNIMSFPIDLAILTAFCVVLFMVSLHNIRRRWIA, from the coding sequence ATGAAACGCTGGATCGCTTTTTGGAACATATTGATCAAGGATTTCCGCACCTACTATCTGAAACCGCCCAATATCAGCTGGGGGCTTATGTTTCCCCTGGCCTGGACCGGCATGTTTTTCATCAAATCCGGTAAGGGGTTGGAGAGTGTTTCGTCGATACTGCCGGGTGTAATCGCCTTGTCCATTCTGTTTGGCACGACATCTCTGCTCTCGGTGACAGTGACATTTGAGAAGAAAAACCGCTCCTTTGAACGGCTGCTGCTGGCCCCCATCCCTCTTGAATTATTGATGCTGGCCAAGACCAGCGGTGCAATTGTGTTTGGGGTGGGCAACGCTTTTGTCCCTGTACTCATGGCGACATTCATAGTCAACCTGGACCATATAAACTGGTTAGTGTTTGTCCCCGCGGTTGTGCTGATTTCAATGGTTTCGACCTTTTTAGGGCTGTTCATAGCAGTGGCGGTCAGTGAGGTGTTCGAGGCGCAGACCTTTTCTAACTTTTTTCGCTTTCCCATGATTTTTTTATGCGGGTTGTTTTTTCCGATCAGTGCGCTGCCGGTTTTTTTAAAACCATTTGCCTACATACTCCCCCTGACCTATGGCGCGGACATGCTTCATGGGGCCATCCACAAAGGGAATATTATGTCCTTTCCCATTGATCTGGCCATCCTTACTGCGTTTTGCGTTGTTTTGTTCATGGTGAGCCTGCACAATATCAGGCGGCGCTGGATTGCCTGA
- a CDS encoding metallophosphoesterase family protein: MERLLVFSDLHGYLSAWLTIKALAGRGDAVAIAGDLFDTRYGNYNDPDFAPDQIRSTIADLDFKLFCIYGNCDVEGFFKGFSHELSFKAFDKTIFMHHGHKDTLMIPQGTDIIIQGHTHLPQLEKTQNYIHLNPGSIAVPRNGMPTFAVIDSNSVSLMTLSGEKLASLNF, encoded by the coding sequence ATGGAACGACTTTTAGTATTTTCGGATCTTCACGGCTATTTATCTGCCTGGCTGACGATCAAAGCCTTAGCCGGCCGTGGTGATGCCGTTGCCATTGCAGGGGACTTGTTTGATACAAGGTATGGCAACTATAATGACCCTGATTTTGCCCCGGATCAGATCCGGTCAACGATTGCCGATCTGGATTTTAAACTTTTTTGTATTTACGGCAATTGTGACGTGGAAGGATTCTTCAAAGGATTTTCCCATGAACTGAGCTTTAAGGCCTTTGATAAAACCATTTTCATGCATCACGGACATAAGGATACCCTGATGATTCCCCAAGGCACGGATATCATTATTCAGGGACACACCCACCTGCCCCAGCTTGAAAAAACTCAAAATTACATCCATCTGAATCCAGGCTCCATTGCCGTTCCCAGAAACGGTATGCCCACCTTCGCCGTCATTGACAGCAACAGTGTAAGCCTGATGACGCTATCCGGCGAAAAGCTGGCATCACTCAATTTTTAG
- a CDS encoding M48 family metallopeptidase, whose translation MFLSDQTITNIILVTLIVDFTMNFVADRLNIGRLTTHLPEKFSDVYDPKRYERSQQYLRATTRLGTITSTVDLGILLAFWFIGGFGVLDNFVRETGWSSIGCGLLFIGILAGCKFIISLPFSIYSTFVIEENFGFNKTTPKLFVLDLIKSMILSMVLGIPLLSAIFWFFESSGPWAWIICWGVTTTFILAVQYIVPTWIMPLFNKFTPLEDGELKNKLFAYAKSIDFPLTQIFVMDGSKRSTKSNAFFTGFGKNKRIVLFDTLINAHTPDELLTVLAHEMGHFKKKHIQRRLIFGILQMGVIFYLLSLFITQKSLFTAFYVDTPSIYTGLVFFSILFSPVDLVISIIMQFFSRKDEYAADRFAALTTKKAGDLITALKKLSADNLANLTPHPFYVFLNYSHPPLAQRIAAMEKIEGAA comes from the coding sequence ATGTTTTTATCTGACCAGACGATCACCAACATTATTCTTGTTACACTCATTGTTGATTTCACAATGAATTTTGTGGCTGATCGTCTGAATATCGGCAGACTTACAACGCATCTGCCTGAAAAATTTTCAGATGTTTATGACCCCAAACGGTATGAACGGTCCCAGCAGTACCTTAGGGCCACTACCCGATTGGGTACGATCACGTCGACCGTTGATCTTGGTATTCTTTTAGCCTTCTGGTTTATAGGCGGATTCGGCGTCCTGGACAATTTTGTCCGGGAAACCGGATGGTCTTCCATTGGCTGCGGACTTTTATTCATCGGTATTCTTGCAGGATGCAAATTCATTATATCCCTGCCCTTCTCCATCTATTCCACATTTGTCATTGAAGAAAATTTCGGTTTTAATAAAACCACACCAAAGCTTTTTGTTCTGGATCTGATAAAATCCATGATCTTATCTATGGTCCTGGGCATCCCTTTGCTGTCGGCCATATTCTGGTTTTTCGAAAGCTCGGGTCCATGGGCCTGGATAATCTGCTGGGGTGTGACCACAACTTTTATCCTGGCGGTTCAATACATTGTTCCCACATGGATCATGCCCTTGTTCAATAAATTTACCCCCCTTGAAGACGGTGAATTAAAGAACAAACTTTTTGCCTATGCCAAAAGCATTGATTTTCCATTGACCCAGATCTTTGTCATGGACGGTTCCAAACGCAGCACCAAGTCCAATGCATTTTTTACAGGCTTTGGAAAAAACAAACGCATTGTGCTGTTTGACACCCTGATCAACGCCCACACCCCGGATGAACTTCTAACCGTACTTGCCCATGAAATGGGACATTTTAAAAAAAAACACATCCAGCGTCGCCTGATTTTCGGCATCCTTCAGATGGGGGTTATTTTTTACCTTCTGTCTTTATTCATCACCCAGAAAAGCCTTTTCACGGCATTTTATGTGGATACGCCGTCCATATATACGGGTCTTGTTTTTTTCAGTATTCTTTTTTCCCCGGTTGACCTGGTCATCTCCATTATCATGCAGTTCTTCTCAAGAAAGGATGAGTACGCAGCAGACCGCTTTGCCGCCTTGACAACAAAAAAAGCCGGGGACTTGATAACGGCTTTAAAAAAACTCAGCGCCGATAATCTTGCCAACCTTACCCCGCACCCCTTTTATGTATTTTTAAATTATTCACATCCGCCACTGGCGCAGCGCATTGCAGCCATGGAAAAGATTGAAGGCGCGGCATGA
- a CDS encoding integration host factor subunit alpha: MALTKTIIAEKIQNELNLSRTVAYDIMEEFLEIIKETISGGEDIMISGFGKFCVNEKKARKGRNPATDEEMTLPARRVVTFKCSGKLRDLINSDAQ; the protein is encoded by the coding sequence ATGGCACTGACCAAAACTATTATTGCAGAAAAGATACAAAACGAACTGAACCTGTCAAGAACCGTTGCCTATGATATCATGGAAGAATTTCTTGAAATCATAAAAGAGACCATTTCAGGTGGTGAGGATATTATGATTTCAGGTTTCGGCAAATTCTGTGTAAATGAAAAAAAAGCAAGAAAGGGGCGCAACCCTGCAACGGATGAGGAGATGACCCTTCCGGCCAGACGGGTTGTCACATTTAAATGTTCCGGAAAACTTCGGGATTTGATTAATTCAGACGCCCAATAG
- the purB gene encoding adenylosuccinate lyase — MKQVLSITPIDGRYARLTGVLSNIFSESGLIHHRIHVELKWLKFLITDLKVHEVVHGDKSLDLSGLDVLINDFNEDYALRVKEIESWTNHDVKAVEYFIKEKLDAAGLSPIREWVHFACTSEDINNTAYGLMLKKGKDMVVDLLKTLVAEIEKKALVYKSIPMMSRTHGQPATPTTPGKEFINFAWRLNQEIEVLESTVIQAKINGATGNYNAHLFAFPEIDWMAASERFIRDYLALEPILFTTQINPNTALSRVLHAMVRIAAVMIDFDRDMWGYISFGYFKQRVNEGETGSSTMPHKVNPIDFENSEGNMGLAISMMEHLAVKLQKSRFQRDLSDSTVLRSLGTVFGYFTIGIKNAIKGLSKVDLNQEVLDKDLNDNPELLAEPFQTVMRVYGEDNPYERLKELTRGRKIQKADLVRFVDGLEKVPPEVKERMRALSPQTYLGLAESLVDLYFKDKSKNDK; from the coding sequence ATGAAACAGGTTTTATCCATCACGCCCATAGACGGACGTTATGCCCGTCTTACCGGTGTTCTTTCAAATATTTTCAGTGAATCCGGGCTGATTCATCATAGGATTCACGTTGAACTTAAATGGCTGAAATTTTTGATAACGGATTTAAAGGTCCACGAGGTTGTACACGGTGACAAATCCTTGGATTTATCAGGGCTGGATGTTTTGATAAATGATTTTAATGAGGATTATGCGCTCAGGGTCAAGGAGATCGAGTCCTGGACCAACCACGATGTTAAGGCCGTGGAATATTTTATTAAGGAAAAACTGGATGCGGCAGGGCTCTCCCCAATACGGGAATGGGTACATTTTGCATGCACTTCCGAAGATATCAATAATACGGCATACGGATTGATGCTTAAAAAAGGCAAGGACATGGTGGTGGACCTGCTTAAAACCTTGGTGGCAGAGATTGAGAAAAAAGCCCTGGTTTATAAAAGCATTCCAATGATGTCCCGCACCCACGGGCAACCTGCTACCCCCACCACCCCGGGAAAAGAGTTTATCAATTTTGCCTGGCGCTTGAACCAGGAAATAGAGGTGCTGGAAAGCACTGTAATCCAGGCAAAAATAAACGGAGCTACGGGCAATTATAACGCCCATCTGTTTGCGTTTCCCGAAATTGACTGGATGGCCGCGTCTGAACGGTTTATTCGGGATTATTTAGCTCTTGAGCCCATTTTATTCACGACCCAGATAAATCCAAATACGGCCCTGTCCAGGGTGCTTCATGCCATGGTCCGGATTGCGGCGGTGATGATTGATTTTGACCGTGACATGTGGGGGTATATCAGTTTCGGATATTTCAAACAGCGGGTGAATGAGGGGGAAACCGGATCATCCACAATGCCTCATAAAGTCAATCCCATTGATTTTGAGAACAGTGAGGGCAATATGGGTCTTGCGATTTCCATGATGGAGCATCTGGCGGTTAAACTACAGAAATCCAGGTTCCAAAGGGATTTGAGCGACAGCACCGTGCTACGCAGCCTTGGCACAGTGTTCGGGTATTTTACCATTGGGATAAAAAATGCCATAAAGGGCCTGTCAAAAGTGGATTTAAATCAGGAGGTGCTTGACAAGGATCTTAATGACAACCCGGAACTTCTGGCTGAACCATTTCAAACCGTTATGCGGGTATATGGCGAGGATAATCCATATGAACGGCTCAAAGAGTTGACCCGGGGCAGGAAAATTCAGAAAGCGGATTTGGTCCGGTTTGTGGATGGACTTGAAAAGGTGCCGCCCGAAGTTAAAGAACGCATGAGGGCGCTTTCTCCCCAGACATACCTGGGACTGGCCGAATCCCTGGTGGATCTGTATTTCAAAGACAAATCAAAAAATGATAAGTGA